In Deinococcus proteolyticus MRP, a single genomic region encodes these proteins:
- a CDS encoding ABC transporter ATP-binding protein yields the protein MPRPPRLRDQSAPDTAQLLRILWRTLPELWHSSPMLVSLLGLMALLGGLIPAATLLISKWAVDGVSRVAAGGEADLALLAAAWAGAALLGQVTGIARQVLQGYAADKFTVQTSRRLMDKMNDLTGLEVLEDPRFHDDIQILQMGAPRRPLNLTATILGLLGTLVGLLGVSGVLLTVGWWVPLVVVAGMVPLTLTQMRLYELGWSMTIQNTQASRELNYFQKAALNQQFAKEIRLYGLMPYLTREYTERTLDYQRTMRGVRNKQLLGVLPAQILALAVTAGVFAYAVWQAQQGNLTPGAVVLVIGALSQVRGDLQSLADSLGVGSEHLHWFAKYYEFLDAVPQVAAPAQPQPLPQRLDLTLEGVTFGYQGHAPVIENLSLHIPEGQTVAIVGENGAGKSTLIKLLLRFYDPSAGRILLGSAGEQTDLRDVDPAEWRSQVAAVFQDYARFEWDVRQNVLLGQQEDPQRLSYAADASGLSAMLPRLEDGLNTRIGQAYGGVDLSGGQWQKLVTARALYRAEARVLILDEPTAALDPRSEAEVFAAFAELARGRTALLVTHRLGSVRMADRIVVMRSGRVTEDGTHEELLARGGEYAELWRLQAGQYGE from the coding sequence ATGCCCCGCCCTCCCCGCCTGCGTGACCAGTCCGCCCCCGACACCGCCCAACTGCTGCGGATTCTGTGGCGCACCCTGCCGGAGCTGTGGCACTCCTCGCCCATGCTGGTGTCGCTGCTGGGGCTGATGGCGCTGCTGGGCGGGCTGATTCCCGCCGCAACGCTGCTGATTTCCAAGTGGGCGGTAGACGGGGTGTCACGGGTGGCGGCAGGCGGCGAGGCCGATCTGGCACTGCTGGCGGCGGCCTGGGCAGGGGCGGCGCTGCTGGGGCAGGTCACGGGCATTGCGCGGCAGGTGCTGCAAGGCTACGCCGCCGACAAATTCACCGTGCAGACCTCGCGCCGCCTGATGGACAAGATGAACGACCTGACGGGCCTGGAGGTGCTGGAAGACCCCCGCTTTCACGACGATATCCAGATTCTGCAAATGGGTGCGCCGCGCCGCCCGCTCAACCTGACGGCTACCATCCTGGGGCTGCTGGGCACGCTGGTGGGCCTGCTGGGTGTGAGCGGGGTGCTGCTCACGGTGGGCTGGTGGGTGCCGCTGGTGGTGGTGGCGGGCATGGTGCCGCTCACGCTCACGCAAATGCGGCTGTACGAACTCGGTTGGAGCATGACCATTCAGAACACGCAGGCGTCCCGCGAGCTGAACTACTTTCAGAAAGCGGCGCTGAACCAGCAGTTCGCCAAGGAAATTCGGCTGTACGGGCTGATGCCGTACCTGACCCGCGAATACACGGAGCGCACGCTGGACTATCAGCGCACCATGCGCGGCGTGCGCAACAAGCAACTGCTGGGCGTGCTGCCCGCACAGATTCTGGCGCTGGCGGTCACGGCGGGCGTGTTCGCCTACGCGGTGTGGCAGGCGCAGCAGGGCAACCTGACTCCTGGCGCGGTGGTGCTGGTGATTGGGGCGCTCTCGCAGGTGCGCGGCGACCTGCAAAGCCTGGCCGACAGCCTCGGGGTGGGCAGCGAGCACCTGCACTGGTTCGCCAAATACTACGAATTTCTGGACGCCGTGCCGCAGGTGGCGGCCCCCGCGCAACCTCAGCCGTTGCCGCAGCGCCTGGACCTCACCCTGGAAGGGGTCACTTTCGGCTATCAGGGCCACGCACCCGTCATCGAGAACCTGTCGCTGCACATTCCCGAAGGGCAGACGGTGGCGATTGTGGGCGAAAACGGGGCCGGCAAATCCACCCTGATCAAGCTGCTGCTGCGCTTTTACGACCCCAGCGCGGGCCGTATCCTGCTGGGCAGCGCTGGCGAGCAAACCGACCTGCGGGACGTGGACCCCGCCGAATGGCGCTCGCAGGTGGCGGCAGTGTTTCAGGACTACGCCCGCTTCGAGTGGGACGTGCGCCAGAACGTGCTGCTGGGCCAGCAGGAAGACCCGCAGCGCCTGAGCTACGCCGCCGACGCTTCGGGCCTCAGCGCCATGCTGCCCCGCCTGGAAGACGGTCTGAATACACGCATCGGACAGGCGTACGGCGGGGTGGACCTGTCGGGCGGGCAGTGGCAAAAGCTGGTCACCGCCCGTGCGCTGTACCGCGCCGAGGCCCGCGTGCTGATTCTGGACGAGCCGACAGCAGCCCTGGACCCCCGCAGTGAGGCCGAAGTCTTCGCCGCCTTTGCCGAGCTGGCCCGTGGCCGCACTGCCCTGCTGGTCACCCACCGCCTGGGCAGTGTGCGGATGGCCGACCGCATCGTGGTGATGCGCTCTGGCCGCGTGACCGAAGACGGCACCCATGAGGAACTGCTGGCACGCGGCGGCGAGTACGCCGAGCTGTGGCGCTTGCAGGCGGGGCAGTATGGGGAGTGA